The Candidatus Nezhaarchaeota archaeon genome has a window encoding:
- a CDS encoding radical SAM protein, translating into MAEYVVNASSIVSPLCHSVLKLEPYGSCSFKCSYCYSRWYLGEEGFSAEVQPRRRVVEGFESLAKQIYKRGLRPMPFRLSTLTDPLPPHELAYKLSLKLLKVAKRLAYPVVLNTKSSLVAEEPWIRLLASLAEEGLALVQISIATFSNEASRALEPSSPLPTARLSAAKKLAEAGVPVAVRLSPFIPYVSPGPEEGVGVLLEQGVKHVIVEALRLESTRLPEFLRSLAGVSLDLEAYSVKEAEGLGPISRVSRAFLKPIYKAYAEALRKRGVGFATCKEGMFDLHTAKDCCGFYLLENYARRLTLWDVYRHVASRGPVRVEEVPSGVSIGEEVLCGEGLKEYPRRLSKPLRHHEKRLLKVLSSEEVLRRVSPALVVRDRVISLGRGPALA; encoded by the coding sequence ATGGCTGAGTACGTGGTTAACGCTAGCAGCATAGTCTCTCCTCTATGCCACTCAGTGCTTAAGCTAGAGCCCTACGGCTCATGCTCCTTCAAGTGCTCCTACTGCTACTCTCGATGGTACTTAGGCGAGGAGGGCTTCTCCGCCGAGGTTCAGCCTAGGAGGAGGGTGGTTGAGGGCTTCGAGTCCCTGGCTAAGCAAATCTACAAGAGGGGCTTGAGGCCGATGCCCTTCAGGCTCTCGACCCTCACTGACCCCCTCCCGCCCCATGAGCTCGCCTACAAGCTCTCGCTAAAGTTACTCAAGGTAGCTAAGAGGCTCGCCTACCCAGTGGTCTTAAACACTAAGAGCAGCCTAGTTGCTGAGGAGCCCTGGATTAGGCTGCTAGCGTCGCTAGCTGAAGAAGGCCTAGCCCTCGTCCAAATATCTATAGCCACCTTTTCTAACGAGGCAAGCCGAGCCTTAGAGCCCTCCTCCCCCCTCCCTACAGCGAGGCTCTCGGCTGCTAAGAAGCTGGCTGAGGCAGGGGTCCCCGTGGCGGTTAGGCTGTCTCCCTTCATACCCTACGTCTCCCCGGGCCCTGAGGAGGGTGTCGGCGTCCTCTTAGAGCAAGGGGTTAAGCACGTGATAGTCGAGGCGCTTAGGCTAGAGTCCACCCGCCTCCCTGAGTTCCTAAGGAGCTTGGCTGGCGTTAGCCTAGACCTTGAGGCGTATAGCGTTAAGGAAGCAGAGGGCCTAGGGCCTATCTCCAGGGTGTCGAGGGCCTTCTTAAAGCCCATCTACAAGGCTTACGCAGAGGCGCTGAGGAAGAGGGGGGTGGGGTTCGCTACGTGCAAGGAGGGGATGTTCGACTTACACACAGCTAAGGACTGCTGCGGCTTCTATCTGCTCGAGAACTACGCTAGGAGGCTTACGCTATGGGACGTGTATAGGCACGTGGCGAGCAGGGGGCCGGTTAGGGTAGAGGAGGTGCCTTCAGGCGTGAGCATCGGAGAGGAGGTCTTGTGCGGGGAGGGGCTTAAGGAGTACCCAAGGAGGCTGTCGAAGCCCCTCAGGCATCATGAGAAGAGGCTCCTGAAGGTGCTGAGTAGCGAAGAAGTATTGAGGCGCGTGTCCCCAGCCCTAGTCGTGAGGGACAGAGTGATCTCCCTAGGTCGAGGCCCAGCCTTAGCCTAG
- a CDS encoding cytidine/deoxycytidylate deaminase family protein, with amino-acid sequence MSWDEYFMEMARLASRRSTCLRRQTGAVLVRDNRVVATGYNGAPKGLPHCSETGCVREELKVPSGQRHELCRGLHAEQNAIIQAAVFGVSTRGATLYTTTYPCSICAKIIINAEVAEVVYDDEYEDELAKQMLKQAGVKIRKFKAGLG; translated from the coding sequence ATGAGCTGGGACGAGTACTTCATGGAGATGGCTAGGCTGGCAAGCAGGCGGAGTACGTGCCTAAGGAGGCAGACCGGCGCCGTCCTCGTCAGGGACAACAGGGTCGTAGCCACGGGGTACAACGGAGCCCCGAAGGGCCTCCCCCACTGCTCAGAGACGGGGTGCGTGAGGGAGGAGCTCAAGGTGCCCTCCGGCCAGCGCCACGAGCTCTGCCGAGGCCTCCACGCTGAGCAGAACGCTATCATCCAGGCCGCGGTCTTCGGCGTAAGCACTAGGGGGGCTACGCTCTACACCACCACCTACCCGTGCTCGATATGCGCGAAGATAATAATCAACGCCGAGGTGGCTGAGGTAGTCTACGACGATGAGTACGAGGACGAGTTGGCTAAGCAGATGCTTAAGCAAGCTGGCGTGAAGATAAGGAAGTTTAAGGCCGGGCTAGGATAA
- a CDS encoding M20/M25/M40 family metallo-hydrolase gives MELDEAYLVDCLKDLVKIPSPPGGEGEAANYVASELRSLGLEASVDRFYNVASRLGGGSPRVLVNAHLDTVPPGGGWAVDPYGGEVRGGRLYGRGASDNKAGVAAMLAIAKALRGAGLRGTLILLFTSREEGRGKLKARRELRSWLSFDAGICLDHYIDAGARRCPVVVGCRGVANVEVEVAGRAWHSSEPERGVNAIYRALELVDALRRGGILRELEGPLPVRESLSVTTISGGEWPTMIPDRCVLNVNFRLLPKLTPMSAVRRVAGVARRVLKEGFEVRLRAGLKGYLVDPSAKAVRAAEEAALEEGLRAELEVARGWVDAAYFTNAFNAPVVCVGTMTEGQAHVKDEYVELEDAIAGARVALRALEKLLS, from the coding sequence TTGGAGCTCGACGAGGCTTACCTAGTCGACTGCCTAAAGGACTTGGTCAAGATACCTAGCCCCCCCGGCGGTGAAGGCGAAGCGGCTAATTACGTAGCGTCTGAGCTACGTAGCCTAGGCCTCGAAGCCTCAGTCGACAGGTTCTACAATGTAGCGTCGAGGCTCGGCGGCGGAAGCCCCAGGGTCCTTGTCAACGCCCACTTAGACACCGTGCCCCCTGGTGGCGGCTGGGCCGTGGATCCCTACGGAGGGGAGGTGAGGGGTGGTAGGCTCTACGGACGGGGGGCCTCAGATAACAAGGCCGGCGTGGCTGCTATGCTGGCGATAGCTAAGGCGCTAAGGGGGGCGGGCCTCAGGGGCACCTTAATCCTACTCTTCACCTCTAGGGAGGAGGGGCGTGGGAAGCTTAAAGCTAGGAGGGAGCTGAGGAGCTGGCTCAGCTTTGACGCTGGCATTTGCCTAGACCACTACATAGACGCTGGGGCTAGGAGGTGCCCGGTGGTAGTTGGGTGCCGAGGGGTAGCTAACGTAGAGGTCGAGGTGGCTGGCCGCGCGTGGCATAGCTCTGAGCCGGAGCGCGGGGTTAATGCTATCTACAGGGCCCTCGAGCTCGTCGACGCGTTGAGGAGGGGTGGCATCTTGAGGGAGCTCGAGGGCCCTCTGCCGGTCAGGGAGAGCCTTAGCGTTACTACTATTAGCGGTGGGGAGTGGCCGACTATGATCCCAGACCGCTGCGTTCTCAACGTAAACTTTAGGCTCCTCCCCAAGCTCACGCCCATGAGCGCCGTTAGGAGGGTGGCTGGGGTGGCTAGGAGGGTTCTTAAGGAGGGCTTCGAGGTGAGGCTCAGGGCTGGGCTTAAGGGCTACCTAGTAGACCCCTCGGCTAAGGCGGTTAGGGCGGCTGAGGAGGCGGCTCTCGAAGAGGGCTTGAGGGCTGAGCTTGAAGTAGCTAGGGGGTGGGTGGACGCAGCCTACTTTACGAACGCCTTCAACGCCCCGGTGGTCTGCGTGGGGACCATGACCGAGGGCCAGGCCCACGTAAAGGACGAGTACGTAGAGCTAGAGGACGCGATCGCTGGCGCTAGGGTAGCTTTAAGGGCGCTGGAGAAGCTATTATCCTAG
- a CDS encoding MFS transporter, with amino-acid sequence MRTRWTRGPSLNILLLGLTSLLADFSTEMMAPALPLFIASLGGAGLAVSLAGGLGDGASSLLRLLSGYASDRLGGRRRLMVIGYSTSAITKLLTTLAGSWAQVVGLRVADRLGKGVRTPPRDALIYESTPAELSGRAFGLHRAMDTSGAVLGSLAALLLLGLAGLEFRLLFAAAGLVGLLAVIPLLFVKEPAGGPRTALGLRAALAELPSGLRKVLSFTTLFAAGNVSYMLLLLRASLAFEEHLALLAPLALYLAFNCVYASSTYLMGAAADKLGRVRVLTAGYVAIALSLAGLAWLPGPAWVVASFATYSLGFSCVDTVERVVVAEASRGLRGTGMGAYHCLSGLAAIAGGVVAGLLWDLVSPSVALTYASLATLIAAVGMGSLAYKLPQQAPINGPGLD; translated from the coding sequence TTGAGGACGCGATGGACCCGGGGGCCTAGCTTAAACATACTTCTCCTAGGCCTAACTAGCCTGCTAGCTGACTTTAGCACTGAGATGATGGCCCCCGCCCTCCCGCTGTTTATAGCTTCGCTAGGCGGAGCGGGGCTGGCTGTTAGCTTGGCAGGAGGGCTAGGGGACGGTGCCTCTAGCCTGTTAAGGCTACTCTCAGGCTACGCGTCAGATAGGCTGGGTGGGCGTAGGCGGCTAATGGTCATCGGCTACTCCACGTCAGCTATCACTAAGCTACTGACAACGCTGGCGGGGAGCTGGGCCCAGGTGGTCGGGCTGAGGGTCGCCGATAGGCTGGGCAAGGGCGTTAGGACTCCTCCGCGCGACGCCTTAATCTATGAATCTACCCCAGCTGAGCTTAGCGGCAGGGCCTTCGGCCTCCACCGGGCCATGGACACGTCTGGGGCTGTACTAGGCTCCCTCGCCGCCCTCCTCTTGCTAGGCTTGGCTGGCCTTGAGTTTAGGCTGCTCTTCGCAGCCGCTGGCTTAGTAGGGCTGCTCGCGGTAATCCCCCTGCTCTTCGTAAAGGAGCCCGCGGGGGGGCCTAGAACAGCCCTTGGACTACGCGCTGCGCTAGCTGAGCTACCCAGTGGGCTCAGGAAGGTCCTCTCCTTCACCACCCTCTTCGCAGCTGGAAACGTGAGTTACATGCTACTACTGTTAAGGGCCAGCCTAGCCTTTGAGGAGCACTTGGCACTACTAGCGCCGCTAGCACTATACCTAGCCTTCAACTGCGTCTACGCCTCCTCCACATACCTCATGGGGGCGGCGGCCGATAAGCTAGGTAGGGTGAGGGTGCTGACGGCCGGGTACGTCGCCATAGCGCTCAGCCTGGCGGGCCTCGCTTGGCTTCCTGGGCCCGCTTGGGTCGTCGCCTCCTTCGCTACCTATAGCCTAGGCTTCTCCTGCGTCGACACAGTGGAGAGGGTAGTAGTAGCCGAGGCCTCCCGCGGGCTAAGGGGGACTGGGATGGGGGCCTACCACTGCCTCTCAGGGCTGGCAGCTATCGCTGGAGGGGTTGTGGCTGGCTTGCTCTGGGACCTAGTTTCGCCTAGCGTAGCGCTTACCTACGCGTCGCTAGCTACGCTAATAGCTGCGGTAGGAATGGGCTCCCTAGCCTACAAGCTGCCTCAGCAAGCCCCTATCAATGGCCCGGGCCTCGACTAA